One stretch of Sphingomonas rosea DNA includes these proteins:
- a CDS encoding SDR family NAD(P)-dependent oxidoreductase produces MANKLAVITGASSGIGLEIARLASADGYDLIVASDTPMVDAGAGLDGEVDSIEADLATEQGVKQLLAQIGDREVDVLVANAGHGLGHGFLEQSVTEWRHVIDTNITGTLLLLQPIAKKMAARGEGRILITGSIAGHVPAAFQAVYHASKAFVDSFAAALGNELKDTGVTVTCLKPGATETEFFARADMEDTKVGASKKADPADVAKTGWEAMKKGEHAVVHGLMNKAQVLASGVLPESTLAEQGRKMNEPGTA; encoded by the coding sequence ATGGCGAACAAACTTGCAGTGATCACCGGCGCATCGTCGGGGATCGGCCTCGAAATCGCGCGGTTGGCGTCGGCCGACGGCTACGATCTCATCGTCGCCTCGGACACGCCGATGGTGGACGCGGGCGCGGGGCTCGACGGCGAAGTGGATTCGATCGAGGCCGACCTGGCGACCGAGCAGGGGGTGAAGCAGCTCCTTGCGCAGATCGGTGACCGCGAGGTCGACGTGCTGGTGGCGAACGCCGGGCACGGCCTCGGCCACGGCTTCCTCGAACAGAGCGTCACCGAGTGGCGGCACGTGATCGACACCAACATCACCGGCACGTTGCTGCTGCTGCAGCCCATCGCGAAGAAGATGGCGGCGCGCGGCGAGGGCAGGATCCTCATCACCGGGTCGATCGCGGGGCATGTGCCGGCGGCCTTCCAGGCGGTATATCACGCCTCCAAGGCGTTCGTGGACAGCTTCGCCGCCGCGCTCGGCAACGAGCTCAAGGACACGGGCGTGACGGTCACCTGCCTCAAGCCCGGCGCGACCGAGACCGAATTTTTCGCCCGCGCCGACATGGAGGACACCAAGGTCGGCGCGTCGAAGAAGGCCGACCCCGCCGATGTCGCCAAGACCGGCTGGGAGGCGATGAAGAAGGGCGAGCATGCGGTCGTCCACGGCCTCATGAACAAGGCGCAGGTGCTCGCCTCCGGGGTCCTTCCCGAGAGCACGCTCGCCGAGCAGGGGCGCAAGATGAACGAGCCGGGGACGGCCTGA
- a CDS encoding zinc-dependent alcohol dehydrogenase yields MRAVTWHGRHDVRVDSVPDPEIVNPRDCIIKITSTAICGSDLHLYDGYIPGMRAGDILGHENMGEVVEVGPKSTLKKGQRVVVPFTISCGQCFFCSKMQYSACDNSNPAETSDASETLMGHAMGAAFGYAHLTGGYAGGQAEFLRVPFSDVGPIVIPDGLEDDKVLFLSDILPTGWQAAENADIEDGDTVAVWGCGPVGLFAIQSAFKLGAHRVIAIDHYPSRLALAKNMGADILDYREVEVLEALKEMTGGIGPDAVIDCVGMESHGLAIDNLADTAKAHLFLGTERPHALRQAIIACRKGGRVSIPGVYGGFADKFPLGQLMEKGLTVKSGQTHVQKYTKKLLEMIGNEELDTTFMISHRESLERGPEMYRHWHDEQDAYTKIILKPGLEKAASKASAARAVEPV; encoded by the coding sequence ATGCGTGCAGTGACCTGGCATGGGCGCCACGACGTCCGCGTCGACAGCGTTCCCGACCCCGAGATCGTCAATCCGCGCGATTGCATCATCAAGATCACCTCGACCGCCATCTGCGGCTCGGACCTCCACCTCTACGACGGCTACATCCCCGGCATGCGCGCGGGCGACATCCTCGGCCACGAGAACATGGGCGAGGTCGTCGAGGTCGGCCCCAAGAGCACGCTCAAGAAGGGGCAGCGCGTGGTGGTCCCCTTCACCATCAGTTGCGGCCAGTGCTTCTTCTGCAGCAAGATGCAGTATAGCGCCTGCGACAACAGCAATCCGGCCGAGACCAGCGACGCGTCCGAAACTTTGATGGGTCACGCCATGGGCGCGGCCTTCGGTTATGCGCATCTCACCGGCGGCTACGCCGGGGGCCAGGCCGAATTTCTGCGCGTGCCGTTCAGCGACGTCGGCCCGATCGTCATTCCCGACGGGCTTGAGGACGACAAGGTGCTGTTCCTGTCCGACATCCTGCCGACCGGCTGGCAGGCGGCTGAGAATGCCGACATCGAGGACGGTGACACGGTCGCGGTCTGGGGCTGCGGCCCGGTCGGGCTGTTCGCGATCCAGAGCGCGTTCAAGCTCGGCGCGCACCGCGTGATCGCGATCGACCATTATCCCTCGCGCCTGGCGCTCGCCAAGAATATGGGCGCCGACATTCTCGACTATCGCGAGGTCGAGGTGCTCGAGGCGCTGAAGGAGATGACCGGCGGGATCGGTCCCGACGCGGTGATCGATTGCGTCGGAATGGAGAGCCATGGGCTGGCGATCGACAACCTCGCCGACACCGCCAAGGCGCATCTGTTCCTCGGCACCGAGCGCCCGCATGCGCTGCGCCAGGCAATCATCGCCTGCCGCAAGGGCGGGCGTGTCTCGATCCCGGGCGTCTATGGCGGCTTCGCGGACAAGTTTCCGCTCGGCCAGCTGATGGAGAAGGGGCTGACGGTGAAGTCCGGCCAGACCCACGTCCAGAAATATACCAAGAAGCTGCTCGAGATGATCGGCAACGAAGAGCTCGATACGACCTTCATGATCTCGCACCGCGAATCGCTCGAGCGCGGGCCGGAAATGTATCGGCACTGGCACGACGAGCAGGATGCCTACACCAAGATCATCCTGAAGCCGGGTCTCGAAAAGGCCGCGTCCAAGGCATCGGCGGCTCGTGCCGTCGAGCCGGTTTGA
- a CDS encoding nuclear transport factor 2 family protein, whose translation MGKSNDAKIEVLEHQLMRAWAASDKKAVRALLSRQFRMVVGATAPVLLDRKSLLEAAGERWRIERFRFGQSVYSREVDGIGIFAAEVELEGVIDGQNAHGRWWQADVWKKGGLGRRWRLVDRQLARLESDHQFPQAVRALQLWR comes from the coding sequence ATGGGCAAAAGCAACGACGCGAAGATCGAGGTCCTCGAACACCAACTGATGCGGGCCTGGGCCGCGAGCGACAAGAAGGCGGTGCGCGCCTTGCTGTCGCGGCAGTTCCGGATGGTGGTGGGGGCGACCGCGCCGGTGCTGCTCGACCGCAAGAGCCTGCTCGAAGCGGCGGGCGAGCGCTGGCGGATCGAGCGCTTCCGCTTCGGCCAGTCGGTCTACTCGCGCGAGGTCGACGGGATCGGCATCTTCGCCGCCGAGGTCGAGCTCGAGGGGGTGATCGACGGGCAGAACGCGCACGGCCGCTGGTGGCAGGCCGACGTGTGGAAAAAGGGCGGGCTCGGCCGCCGGTGGCGACTGGTCGACCGGCAGCTCGCCCGGCTCGAGAGCGACCACCAGTTCCCGCAGGCGGTCCGCGCGCTCCAGCTCTGGCGCTAG
- the map gene encoding type I methionyl aminopeptidase, giving the protein MTQYVTVTAEDRSEARSGIIKLHGPDGFEGMRAAGRLAAEILDGVAPLVAPGVTTQEIDDYVFRRMREAGAVPATLGYRGYTHSCCISINHVVCHGIPSERTLKDGDIVNVDVTPILDGWHGDSSRMYLAGDVGVKARRLVDVTYECLMIGLEQAKPGNRLGDISAAIQRHAEKNRYSVVRDFCGHGLGRLFHDSPEVVHVGRPGTGPELKPGMFFTVEPMINIGRADCKMLDDGWTAVTRDRSLSAQFEHSIGITEDGCEIFTTSPLGLHRPPY; this is encoded by the coding sequence ATGACCCAATATGTGACCGTCACCGCCGAGGACCGCAGCGAAGCGCGCAGCGGGATCATCAAGCTGCACGGACCCGACGGCTTCGAAGGCATGCGGGCCGCCGGCCGGCTCGCCGCCGAGATCCTCGACGGCGTGGCGCCGCTGGTCGCGCCCGGCGTGACCACGCAGGAAATCGACGATTACGTCTTCCGCCGCATGCGCGAGGCGGGCGCGGTCCCCGCGACGCTCGGCTATCGCGGCTACACCCACAGCTGCTGCATCTCGATCAATCACGTCGTCTGCCACGGCATCCCGAGCGAGCGCACGCTCAAGGACGGCGACATCGTCAACGTCGATGTCACCCCGATCCTCGACGGCTGGCACGGCGATTCGAGCCGCATGTACCTGGCCGGCGACGTCGGCGTGAAGGCGCGGCGGCTGGTCGACGTCACCTACGAATGCCTGATGATCGGGCTCGAGCAGGCCAAGCCCGGCAACCGCCTCGGCGACATTTCGGCGGCGATCCAGCGCCATGCCGAGAAGAACCGCTATTCGGTGGTGCGCGATTTCTGCGGCCATGGCCTCGGCCGGCTGTTCCACGACAGCCCCGAAGTCGTCCACGTCGGCCGTCCGGGGACCGGCCCCGAGCTCAAGCCCGGCATGTTCTTTACCGTCGAGCCGATGATCAACATCGGCCGCGCCGACTGCAAGATGCTCGACGACGGCTGGACCGCGGTCACCCGCGACCGCTCGCTCTCGGCGCAGTTCGAGCATTCGATCGGCATCACGGAAGACGGCTGCGAGATCTTCACGACCAGCCCGCTCGGCCTCCACCGCCCGCCTTACTGA
- a CDS encoding competence/damage-inducible protein A — protein MPDTKTWTAALLIIGDEILSGRTQDKNVAQIATWLNVQGIRLAEVRIVPDVEEKIVAAVNALRAANDYLFTTGGIGPTHDDITVDAIAAALGVGVVVHPQARATLERYYETRGGLTEARLRMARVPDGAELIVNKVSGAPGIRHGNIFILAGVPHITAGMLDALTGTLEGGRPVVSVTIGGMVPESEVADLLRETERAHEGIAIGSYPFFREGRVGANFVVRSEEMAQAQAVADLLQASMESAGYLVVPGGI, from the coding sequence ATGCCCGACACCAAGACCTGGACCGCCGCTCTTCTCATCATTGGCGACGAAATCCTGTCGGGCCGGACGCAGGACAAGAATGTCGCGCAGATCGCGACCTGGCTCAACGTGCAGGGCATCCGCCTCGCCGAAGTCAGGATCGTGCCCGACGTCGAGGAGAAGATCGTCGCCGCCGTGAACGCGCTTCGGGCGGCCAACGATTATCTCTTCACCACCGGCGGGATCGGGCCGACGCATGACGACATCACGGTCGATGCGATCGCCGCCGCGCTCGGCGTGGGCGTGGTCGTCCATCCCCAGGCGCGCGCGACGCTGGAGCGCTATTACGAAACGCGCGGCGGGCTGACCGAGGCGCGGCTGCGGATGGCGCGGGTGCCCGACGGCGCCGAGCTCATCGTCAACAAGGTCTCGGGCGCGCCGGGGATTCGCCACGGCAACATCTTCATCCTCGCGGGCGTGCCGCACATCACCGCGGGCATGCTCGACGCGCTGACCGGCACGCTCGAGGGCGGCCGGCCGGTGGTCAGCGTGACGATCGGCGGCATGGTCCCCGAAAGCGAGGTCGCCGACCTCCTGCGCGAAACCGAGCGGGCGCACGAAGGCATCGCCATCGGCTCCTATCCCTTCTTCCGCGAGGGCAGGGTCGGGGCAAATTTCGTGGTTCGCTCCGAGGAAATGGCGCAGGCGCAGGCGGTCGCCGACCTCCTCCAGGCCAGCATGGAGAGCGCTGGCTATCTCGTGGTGCCCGGCGGCATCTGA
- a CDS encoding VTT domain-containing protein — protein sequence MDVAALHLELAALLPAIGGTIGAVLLLYVLVTTLTTLSIPGVLIPVSATGGLLLGPLPAIAAVALGAVTGSLLLFLLTRRFGAERLRRRFGHRLAPLEKRMKSYGPAAVVALRVAGAPGPLITAGAAMTHMGAPVFLLATLAGLLPSVTLAASGAQALLG from the coding sequence ATGGATGTTGCCGCCCTCCACCTCGAGCTTGCCGCGCTGCTGCCCGCGATCGGCGGCACGATCGGGGCGGTGTTGCTCCTCTATGTCCTTGTCACCACGCTCACGACCCTGTCGATCCCCGGCGTGCTGATCCCGGTCAGCGCGACGGGCGGCCTGCTGCTCGGCCCCCTCCCCGCGATCGCGGCAGTCGCGCTCGGCGCGGTGACGGGGAGCCTGCTTCTCTTTCTCCTCACCCGTCGGTTCGGGGCCGAGCGGCTGCGCCGGCGCTTCGGCCATCGCCTCGCTCCGCTCGAGAAACGAATGAAGTCCTATGGCCCGGCCGCGGTGGTCGCGCTGCGCGTCGCGGGCGCGCCCGGACCGCTGATCACCGCCGGCGCGGCGATGACGCACATGGGGGCTCCCGTCTTTCTCCTGGCGACGCTTGCCGGCCTTCTCCCGAGCGTCACCCTCGCCGCCTCCGGCGCGCAGGCGCTGCTCGGCTGA
- a CDS encoding P-II family nitrogen regulator, translating into MKKVEAIIKPFKLDDVKDALHEVGVSGMTVTEVKGFGRQKGHTELYRGAEYVIDFLPKVKIEVVVEDGMAANVVEAIANAARTGRIGDGKIFVSPIEQAIRIRTGDQGPDAV; encoded by the coding sequence GTGAAGAAGGTCGAGGCGATCATCAAGCCGTTCAAGCTCGACGACGTGAAGGACGCGCTGCACGAGGTCGGGGTCAGCGGCATGACCGTGACCGAGGTCAAGGGCTTCGGCCGGCAGAAGGGCCACACCGAGCTCTATCGCGGCGCCGAATATGTCATCGACTTCCTGCCCAAGGTGAAGATCGAGGTGGTGGTCGAGGACGGCATGGCCGCGAACGTGGTCGAGGCCATCGCCAATGCCGCGCGCACCGGCCGGATCGGTGACGGCAAGATCTTCGTGTCGCCGATCGAGCAGGCGATCCGGATCCGAACCGGCGACCAGGGTCCGGACGCCGTCTAG
- a CDS encoding phosphocholine cytidylyltransferase family protein — MRQAIILSAGQGSRLGRLTQDRPKCLIEFGGRTLLDRQLDTLAACGVDAVVVVTGFRADRIEEALERRRQAGEGPAVRTVFNPFYKVADNTGSLYMAREALAGDTLVWNGDTMVSRALMAKVVANDRPGICVTIDRKAEGYDADDMKVVEEGGRLRAIGKRLAPGDGVNAESIGLLAFRGDGATRFRAAIEEAMQTPEGTQIWYLRVIHHLAQSSDIWTLDIAGEEWGEVDFPEDVAAAKKLVAGW, encoded by the coding sequence ATGCGTCAGGCCATCATCTTGTCCGCCGGCCAGGGCTCCAGGCTCGGCAGACTCACCCAGGACCGTCCCAAATGCCTGATCGAGTTCGGCGGGCGGACGCTGCTCGATCGCCAGCTCGACACGCTCGCCGCCTGCGGGGTGGATGCGGTGGTGGTGGTCACCGGCTTCCGCGCCGACCGGATCGAGGAAGCGCTCGAACGGCGCCGGCAGGCGGGGGAGGGGCCGGCCGTCCGCACCGTGTTCAATCCCTTCTACAAGGTCGCCGACAATACCGGCTCGCTCTACATGGCGCGCGAGGCGCTCGCGGGCGACACTTTGGTGTGGAACGGCGACACGATGGTCAGCCGTGCCCTCATGGCCAAGGTCGTCGCCAACGATCGGCCGGGCATCTGCGTCACCATCGACCGCAAGGCCGAGGGCTATGACGCCGACGACATGAAGGTGGTCGAGGAAGGCGGCCGCCTCCGCGCGATCGGCAAGCGCCTCGCGCCCGGCGACGGGGTCAATGCCGAAAGCATCGGCCTGCTCGCTTTCCGCGGCGATGGCGCGACCCGCTTCCGCGCCGCGATCGAGGAAGCGATGCAGACCCCCGAGGGCACGCAGATCTGGTACCTGCGCGTCATCCACCATCTCGCCCAGTCGAGCGACATCTGGACCCTCGACATCGCGGGCGAGGAATGGGGCGAGGTCGATTTCCCCGAGGACGTGGCAGCGGCGAAAAAGCTCGTCGCCGGCTGGTAG
- a CDS encoding AI-2E family transporter — protein sequence MNSPDQARDDGPFIRRTLIVIGLIALTALLWMLRDVLLMVFGAVVIAALFRSLAGQFQKLGLPQGIALALAVLTVIGIVVAGGFLFGAQLVSQAETLRDAVPKAWTSLQERLAGLGVSLPKPGASGGGGVFGDLTANLGKFAMSLGNGLADTLLIVVGGIFIAASPSFYGTGLLKLVPPASRALAGEAMEDSGRALRLWLKAQLLAMLIIGVLTGLGLWLLGVPSAFALGLLAGLLEFIPFAGPIIAAAPAILIALAIDPQMALWTLLLYVAIQHIEGYALQPMIQSWAVELPGAVLLFSLLAFGGLFGPLGIVFAAPLTVVAYVLIKRLYVREALDTATPIPGEESEAG from the coding sequence ATGAACAGTCCCGACCAGGCCCGCGACGACGGTCCTTTCATTCGCCGCACCCTGATCGTCATCGGTCTGATCGCGCTCACCGCCTTGCTGTGGATGCTGCGCGACGTGCTGCTGATGGTGTTCGGCGCGGTGGTCATCGCGGCATTGTTCCGTTCGCTTGCCGGGCAGTTCCAGAAGCTCGGGCTTCCGCAGGGGATTGCGCTCGCACTTGCGGTGCTGACCGTGATCGGGATCGTAGTCGCGGGCGGGTTCCTGTTCGGCGCGCAGCTGGTCTCGCAGGCCGAGACGCTGCGCGATGCGGTGCCCAAGGCCTGGACCTCGCTCCAGGAGCGACTGGCCGGCCTCGGCGTCTCGCTGCCCAAGCCCGGCGCGAGCGGGGGCGGCGGCGTCTTCGGCGACCTCACCGCCAATCTCGGCAAGTTCGCCATGTCGCTTGGCAATGGCCTTGCCGACACCTTGCTGATTGTCGTCGGCGGCATCTTCATCGCCGCCAGCCCCTCCTTCTACGGCACGGGATTGCTGAAGCTCGTGCCCCCCGCGAGCCGCGCGCTTGCGGGCGAGGCGATGGAGGACAGCGGGCGCGCGCTGCGGTTGTGGCTCAAGGCGCAGCTGCTCGCGATGCTGATCATCGGCGTGCTGACGGGGCTTGGCCTGTGGCTCTTGGGCGTCCCCTCGGCCTTCGCGCTTGGCCTCCTCGCCGGCCTGCTCGAGTTCATTCCCTTTGCCGGGCCGATCATCGCGGCCGCGCCCGCGATCCTAATCGCGCTGGCGATCGACCCGCAGATGGCGCTGTGGACGCTGCTGCTCTACGTGGCGATCCAGCACATCGAGGGCTATGCGCTGCAGCCGATGATCCAGTCCTGGGCGGTCGAGCTTCCCGGCGCGGTGCTGCTGTTCTCGCTGCTGGCGTTCGGCGGGCTGTTCGGGCCCCTGGGAATCGTGTTCGCGGCGCCGCTGACCGTCGTCGCTTACGTGCTGATCAAGCGCCTCTATGTCCGCGAGGCGCTCGACACCGCCACCCCGATCCCCGGCGAGGAATCCGAGGCGGGGTGA
- the glnA gene encoding type I glutamate--ammonia ligase, with amino-acid sequence MADKVSASDILKRIENEEIEWVDLRFTDPKGKWQHLTMAAGAIDEDMLEDGFMFDGSSIHGWKAINESDMILKPDLGAVYVDPFSATPMMIVCCNVVEPATGELYARDPRSCATRAEAYLKESGVADTVYVGPEAEFFMFDDVRFGDDYNGSYYHLDDIELPTNTGREYEGGNQAHRPRAKGGYFPVAPVDSAVDIRAEMVSTMLEMGLPCDKHHHEVAAAQHELGLTYGTLVQTADRMQVYKYVVHQVAHAYGKTATFMPKPIAQDNGSGMHTHFSLWSGGKPLFAGNGYAGLSETALYFIGGVIKHARALNAFTNPTTNSYKRLVPGFEAPVLLAYSSRNRSASCRIPYGTGEKSKRVEFRFPDAMANPYLAYAAILMAGLDGVQNRIHPGEAMDKNLYDLPPAELVAVPTVCGSLREALTSLAADKDFLLKGDVFSADQIDAYIELKWEEVMRWETTPSPVEFDMYYSW; translated from the coding sequence ATGGCCGACAAGGTTAGCGCTTCCGACATCCTGAAACGCATCGAGAATGAGGAGATCGAGTGGGTCGATCTTCGATTTACCGACCCCAAGGGCAAGTGGCAGCACCTGACCATGGCCGCCGGCGCGATCGACGAGGACATGCTCGAGGACGGCTTCATGTTCGACGGCTCGTCGATCCATGGCTGGAAGGCGATCAACGAGAGCGACATGATCCTCAAGCCGGACCTCGGGGCGGTCTATGTCGATCCGTTCAGCGCGACCCCGATGATGATCGTCTGCTGCAACGTGGTCGAGCCGGCGACCGGCGAGCTCTACGCCCGCGACCCGCGCTCGTGCGCGACACGCGCCGAAGCCTATCTCAAGGAAAGCGGCGTCGCCGACACCGTCTACGTCGGCCCGGAAGCCGAATTCTTCATGTTCGACGACGTCCGCTTCGGCGACGATTATAACGGCAGCTACTACCACCTCGACGACATCGAGCTGCCGACCAACACCGGCCGCGAATATGAGGGCGGCAACCAGGCCCACCGGCCGCGCGCCAAGGGCGGCTATTTCCCCGTCGCCCCGGTCGACAGCGCCGTCGACATCCGCGCCGAGATGGTCTCGACCATGCTCGAGATGGGCCTGCCCTGCGACAAGCACCACCACGAGGTTGCCGCCGCGCAGCACGAGCTTGGCCTGACCTACGGCACGCTCGTCCAGACCGCTGACCGGATGCAGGTCTATAAGTACGTCGTCCACCAGGTCGCGCACGCCTACGGCAAGACCGCGACATTCATGCCCAAGCCGATCGCTCAAGATAATGGCTCGGGCATGCATACCCACTTCTCGCTGTGGAGCGGCGGCAAGCCGCTGTTCGCGGGCAATGGCTATGCCGGCCTCAGCGAGACCGCGCTCTACTTCATCGGTGGCGTCATCAAGCACGCCCGTGCGCTCAACGCCTTCACCAATCCGACGACCAACAGCTACAAGCGGCTGGTGCCGGGCTTCGAGGCGCCGGTGCTGCTGGCTTATTCGAGCCGCAACCGCTCCGCCTCATGCCGCATCCCCTACGGCACCGGCGAGAAGTCGAAGCGGGTCGAGTTCCGCTTCCCCGACGCCATGGCCAATCCTTATCTCGCTTATGCCGCGATCCTGATGGCCGGCCTCGACGGCGTCCAGAACCGGATCCACCCGGGCGAGGCAATGGACAAGAACCTCTATGACCTGCCTCCAGCCGAGCTGGTCGCGGTGCCGACCGTCTGCGGGAGCTTGCGCGAAGCGCTGACCAGCCTCGCCGCCGACAAGGACTTCCTCCTCAAGGGCGACGTCTTCTCGGCCGACCAGATCGACGCCTACATCGAGCTGAAGTGGGAAGAGGTCATGCGCTGGGAAACGACCCCCAGCCCGGTCGAATTCGACATGTACTACAGCTGGTAA
- a CDS encoding helix-turn-helix domain-containing protein encodes MTAPDPRLASMSPDELRSHMRALGYKTQNELAAAIGVSRSAVSLWLEGKVGVPRPVAMLLRMLVAAQRRAF; translated from the coding sequence ATGACCGCGCCCGACCCCCGCCTCGCCTCCATGTCGCCCGACGAGCTGCGCAGCCACATGCGCGCGCTCGGCTACAAGACGCAGAACGAGCTGGCGGCCGCGATCGGGGTCAGCCGCTCGGCGGTGTCCCTGTGGCTCGAGGGCAAGGTCGGCGTGCCGCGGCCCGTCGCCATGCTGCTGCGGATGTTGGTCGCGGCCCAGCGGCGGGCGTTCTGA
- a CDS encoding S41 family peptidase: protein MRRRTFLQAGGAALLAGMGARSWAADVPTTRDLAGDVAILREALKLHPGLYRYQSPAAFEAKLARFGQAFVAAGDQQARFLALAALLAEIRCGHSYPNFFNQKKEVAAELFDRPTRVPVHFVWVGDEMVVVGSRGSGLAAGTRIHRLNGERPAALRARLMPLVRADGHNDAKRISLLEVRGDDRIETFDVFQGLLSPPRGGVHRLEVEEPDAKARHVELPAIGLAARQASMTAPEVKDADPLWTWSMRPDGVAVLTMPGWGIWNSKWDWKGWLDARLDSLGGTKGLVVDLRDNEGGADCGDLILARLIDRPWTPPALEQRLRFRRTPASLDPFLDTWDDSFRTLGERATPLADGFFLRPAGENALRVEPADKRLPVGVAVLTSPVNSSATFQFARNFRAIGGGKLYGRPTGGNRRGINGGCFFFVRLPASGLEFDLPLVGYFAMGREPDAGIIPDVAVAPTIADLAAGRDRTLERAAVDLASG from the coding sequence ATGCGGCGCAGGACTTTTCTGCAGGCCGGCGGTGCGGCGCTGCTGGCGGGGATGGGCGCGCGAAGCTGGGCGGCCGACGTCCCCACGACCCGCGACCTTGCCGGCGACGTCGCGATCCTGCGCGAGGCGCTGAAGCTCCACCCGGGCCTTTATCGCTACCAGAGCCCCGCCGCGTTCGAGGCAAAGCTCGCGCGCTTCGGACAAGCCTTTGTCGCGGCGGGCGATCAACAAGCACGATTTCTCGCGCTCGCCGCGCTGCTGGCCGAAATACGGTGCGGCCACAGCTATCCCAATTTCTTCAACCAGAAGAAGGAAGTGGCGGCCGAGCTGTTCGACCGCCCGACCCGCGTGCCCGTGCATTTCGTGTGGGTCGGCGACGAGATGGTGGTCGTGGGGAGTCGCGGCAGCGGCCTTGCGGCGGGGACGCGCATCCACCGGCTGAATGGCGAGCGGCCGGCGGCCCTGCGTGCGCGGCTGATGCCGCTCGTCCGCGCCGACGGGCACAATGACGCCAAGCGCATCTCGCTGCTCGAGGTGAGGGGCGACGACCGGATCGAGACCTTCGACGTCTTTCAGGGCCTCCTGTCGCCGCCGCGGGGCGGGGTGCACCGGCTCGAGGTCGAGGAACCCGACGCAAAGGCGCGTCACGTCGAACTCCCCGCCATCGGCCTCGCCGCCCGGCAGGCAAGCATGACCGCGCCAGAGGTCAAGGACGCCGACCCGCTGTGGACCTGGTCGATGCGGCCCGACGGGGTGGCCGTGCTGACCATGCCCGGCTGGGGGATCTGGAATTCGAAATGGGACTGGAAGGGCTGGCTGGACGCACGGCTCGACAGCCTCGGGGGCACCAAGGGCCTCGTCGTTGACCTGCGCGACAATGAGGGCGGCGCGGATTGCGGCGATCTCATCCTCGCCCGCCTGATCGACCGGCCCTGGACCCCGCCCGCGCTCGAACAGCGGCTGCGCTTCCGTCGCACGCCCGCGAGCCTCGACCCCTTTCTCGACACGTGGGACGACAGCTTCCGAACGCTGGGCGAGCGCGCAACGCCCCTCGCGGACGGCTTCTTCCTCCGTCCCGCGGGCGAGAATGCGCTTCGCGTCGAACCGGCGGACAAGCGGCTTCCGGTGGGGGTCGCGGTGCTGACGAGCCCGGTTAACAGCTCGGCGACCTTCCAGTTCGCCCGCAACTTCCGGGCGATCGGTGGGGGCAAGCTCTATGGCCGGCCGACCGGGGGCAATCGCCGCGGGATCAACGGCGGCTGCTTCTTCTTCGTCCGCCTGCCCGCGAGCGGGCTCGAGTTCGACCTGCCGCTGGTCGGCTATTTCGCGATGGGGAGAGAGCCCGATGCGGGCATCATCCCCGATGTCGCGGTTGCCCCGACCATCGCCGACCTCGCCGCGGGCCGCGACCGGACGCTCGAACGGGCCGCCGTCGACCTCGCCTCAGGGTGA
- a CDS encoding DUF4440 domain-containing protein, which yields MEDERIWAMEEKLWRGGDEVYEQLVDENVVMALPAEPFIFSRDEAKAAVEKTPRWDDVRFSEQRVTRPEEGLIVIGYRVEASRGDETYRCFASSTLMRRGHEDWTVVSHSQVVPPKAIVEDA from the coding sequence ATGGAAGACGAGCGGATCTGGGCGATGGAAGAGAAGCTCTGGCGCGGCGGCGACGAAGTTTACGAGCAGCTCGTCGACGAGAATGTCGTGATGGCGCTCCCCGCCGAGCCCTTCATCTTCTCGCGTGACGAAGCGAAGGCCGCGGTCGAAAAGACGCCTCGCTGGGACGACGTTCGCTTCTCCGAGCAGCGCGTGACCCGGCCCGAAGAAGGGCTGATCGTCATCGGTTACCGGGTCGAGGCGAGCCGCGGCGACGAGACCTATCGCTGCTTTGCGAGCTCCACGCTGATGCGCCGTGGGCACGAGGACTGGACCGTGGTCAGCCACAGCCAGGTCGTCCCGCCCAAGGCGATCGTCGAGGACGCCTGA